From a region of the Carassius auratus strain Wakin chromosome 31, ASM336829v1, whole genome shotgun sequence genome:
- the LOC113050284 gene encoding sodium-coupled monocarboxylate transporter 1-like — protein sequence MLGSRGQVVTFSVWDYVVFAGLILFAAGIGLFQAIRGRKETSSDEFLLGGRQMNAVPVALSLTASFMSGITVIGTPAEAYMYGTAFWIFVFSYAIMSIISAEIFVPLFYRLSITSTYEYLEMRFNKLLRVIGTSMYIAQTALYTGMVIYAPALALNQITGLDLWGVLVATGAVCIIYCTLGGLKAVIWTDVFQMIIMLSGFVAIIARGAVLQGGLGKIWNDSYHGGRLETFSFDPDPLRRHSFWTIVVGGSLMWASIYSINQSQVQRYISCKTMTQAKLSLYLNMVGLWVTVSLAMLSGLTMYSIYKDCDPLTNKNVGASDQLLPYLVMDILADFPGLPGLFVAAAYSGTLSTVSSSINALVAVTVEDFMKPAWPWLTERQLSWINMGMSVFYGAVCIGMAGVASLMGNILQAALSIFGMISGPLLGLYMLGIFFRCVNSTGGLVGLISGLTITLWVGIGAQVYPPLPEKTLRLPLSVEGCVALDMNETTTITPFSTILQTTTLRPRPVLADNWYSLSYLYFCPVGIIVTMVTGLIVSAISGGCKQEKARPELFIGTSDLICLGCRSSDSEVSDIIEKDPKNIQGLESPVFSDNEIALREKEYKEKITKF from the exons ATGCTGGGTAGTAGAGGTCAAGTTGTGACATTCTCAGTATGGGACTATGTGGTGTTCGCCGGTTTGATCCTTTTTGCTGCCGGCATCGGCTTGTTCCAAGCCATCCGTGGACGCAAGGAGACCAGCAGTGATGAGTTTCTTCTGGGTGGCCGTCAGATGAACGCAGTGCCTGTGGCTTTGTCCCTCACGGCTAGTTTTATGTCAGGTATCACTGTTATCGGCACTCCTGCAGAGGCGTACATGTACGGCACGGCATTCTGGATCTTCGTCTTCTCCTATGCCATCATGTCCATCATCAGTGCTGAAATCTTCGTGCCTCTGTTTTACCGGCTGAGCATCACCAGCACATACGAG TACTTGGAGATGCGTTTCAACAAGCTGCTACGAGTGATTGGAACCAGCATGTATATTGCTCAAACT GCTTTATACACTGGCATGGTTATCTATGCTCCTGCACTCGCACTTAATCAGA TCACTGGTCTGGATCTGTGGGGAGTGCTAGTGGCAACAGGGGCCGTCTGCATCATCTACTGTACCCTG GGAGGGCTGAAGGCAGTGATATGGACCGATGTGTTCCAGATGATCATCATGTTGAGTGGGTTTGTGGCAATAATCGCTCGTGGAGCTGTGCTGCAGGGGGGACTGGGGAAGATCTGGAATGACAGCTACCATGGAGGACGTTTGGAAACATTCAG TTTTGATCCTGATCCTTTGAGACGTCATAGTTTTTGGACAATCGTTGTTGGCGGCAGTCTGATGTGGGCATCCATATACTCGATCAACCAATCACAGGTCCAGCGCTACATTTCCTGTAAGACAATGACTCAAGCGAAGCT ATCTCTGTATTTGAATATGGTGGGATTATGGGTCACTGTGAGTTTAGCCATGCTCTCGGGTCTCACCATGTACTCTATCTATAAAGACTGCGATCCTCTCACCAACAAAAATGTAGGAGCTTCAGACCAG CTCCTTCCTTATCTGGTGATGGACATACTAGCAGACTTCCCAGGACTGCCTGGATTGTTTGTGGCTGCAGCTTACAGTGGAACATTAAG TACGGTGTCGTCGAGTATCAACGCTCTGGTGGCTGTCACAGTGGAGGACTTCATGAAGCCAGCATGGCCCTGGCTGacagagagacagctgtcctggatcAACATGGGCATGA GTGTATTCTATGGAGCTGTATGCATCGGTATGGCTGGAGTTGCATCCTTGATGGGCAATATACTGCAG GCAGCTTTGTCCATATTTGGTATGATCAGTGGACCTCTCTTGGGCCTTTATATGCTGGGCATATTCTTCCGCTGTGTGAACTCCACT GGAGGTTTAGTTGGTTTGATTTCTGGCCTGACTATAACGTTATGGGTGGGAATTGGAGCTCAGGTGTATCCTCCTTTACCTGAGAAGACCCTTCGGCTTCCCTTGAGTGTGGAAGGATGTGTTGCACTGGACATGAATGAAACCACCACTATCACACCATTCAGCACAATCCTACAGACCACAACTCTACG GCCAAGACCAGTTTTGGCAGACAACTGGTATTCTTTGTCCTATCTGTACTTCTGCCCTGTGGGCATAATAGTGACCATGGTCACAGGACTAATAGTCAGTGCAATCTCAG gAGGCTGTAAGCAGGAGAAAGCTCGACCTGAGCTCTTTATTGGAACATCAGATCTCATCTGCTTGGGATGCAGAAGCTCAGACTCAGAG GTGTCAGACATAATTGAGAAAGACCCAAAAAATATCCAGGGGCTGGAGAGTCCTGTTTTCAGTGACAATGAAATTgcactgagagagaaagagtacaAGGAGAAGATCACTAAGTTTTAG
- the LOC113050285 gene encoding monocarboxylate transporter 1-like has product MAPCVGGPVGYTPPEGGWGWAVVFGAFVSIGFSYAFPKSITVFFKEIEVFFGVSSSQVSWISSIMLAVMYGGGPVSSILVNKYGSRPIMILGGCLSGVGLIGASFCNTIEGLYFCVGVVGGLGLAFNLNPALTMIGKYFYKRRPIANGIAMAGSPVFLCTLAPLNTWFFDQFGWRGSFLILGGLLLNCCVAGSLMRPIGPKPKPAVKAANSNSEAREKKSVIDTINGFIDLTLFKHRGFLLYLMGNVIMFFGLFTPLVFLSNYAKSKDIPREKAAFLLSVLAFVDMVARPSMGIVANTKWVRPRVQYFFAASILLNGVCHLLVPLTTDYTGFVIYSMFFGFAYGWLSSVLFETLMDLVGTQRFSSAVGLVTIVECAPVLLGPPLLGKFKDIYHDYMYTYISCGIALVVGGLFLFIGMGINYRLLNKEAKEESRRANLQEEPGKEIQALKGPSDNTAEDAV; this is encoded by the exons ATGGCACCTTGTGTTGGAGGTCCTGTGGGATACACCCCTCCTGAAGGTGGCTGGGGTTGGGCCGTAGTGTTTGGTGCCTTCGTTTCTATCGGTTTCTCCTATGCCTTCCCAAAGTCCATCACTGTGTTCTTCAAGGAAATTGAAGTGTTCTTCGGCGTCTCCAGCAGTCAAGTGTCCTGGATCTCTTCCATCATGCTTGCTGTCATGTATGGAGGGG GTCCTGTCAGCAGTATCCTGGTCAATAAGTATGGAAGTCGACCTATTATGATTTTAGGAGGCTGCCTTTCAGGAGTCGGGCTTATCGGTGCCTCTTTCTGCAATACTATCGAAGGCTTGTACTTCTGTGTCGGTGTAGTGGGag GTCTGGGACTGGCATTTAATCTCAACCCAGCTCTTACAATGATTGGGAAATATTTCTACAAGAGGCGCCCAATAGCTAATGGCATCGCTATGGCGGGTAGCCCAGTCTTTTTGTGTACTCTGGCTCCCCTGAACACCTGGTTCTTCGACCAATTCGGCTGGAGAGGGAGCTTCTTGATTCTGGGAGGACTTCTGCTGAATTGTTGTGTAGCTGGATCACTGATGAGGCCCATTGGGCCAAAACCAAAACCTGCTGTCAAAGCTGCCAACAGTAATAGCGAAgccagagagaaaaagagtgtaATAGACACTATCAATGGTTTTATCGATCTTACACTCTTCAAGCATCGTGGCTTCTTGCTTTATCTTATGGGTAACGTGATCATGTTCTTCGGCCTCTTCACTCCTCTTGTGTTCCTCAGTAACTACGCTAAGAGTAAGGACATTCCCAGAGAGAAGGCAGCTTTTCTGCTTTCTGTCCTGGCCTTTGTAGATATGGTGGCACGACCTTCAATGGGAATAGTCGCCAACACAAAATGGGTGAGACCAAGGGTGCAGTATTTCTTTGCAGCATCCATTCTCCTTAATGGTGTGTGCCACCTGCTCGTCCCTCTGACCACCGACTACACAGGGTTTGTGATATACTCCATGTTCTTTGGGTTTGCCTACGGCTGGCTGAGCTCTGTGCTGTTTGAGACCCTCATGGATCTTGTGGGAACTCAACGTTTTTCCAGTGCTGTAGGACTGGTGACGATTGTGGAATGTGCGCCAGTTTTACTGGGGCCACCCTTACTAG GGAAGTTCAAGGACATCTACCATGACtacatgtatacatacatttCCTGTGGAATTGCCCTTGTGGTTGGCGGTTTGTTTCTGTTCATCGGAATGGGTATCAACTACAGGTTACTGAATAAAGAAGCAAAAGAGGAATCCAGGAGAGCCAATCTACAGGAGGAACCTGGCAAAGAGATACAGGCACTGAAAGGACCCAGTGACAATACTGCAGAGGATGCTGTGTGA
- the LOC113051167 gene encoding LOW QUALITY PROTEIN: synaptonemal complex protein 1-like (The sequence of the model RefSeq protein was modified relative to this genomic sequence to represent the inferred CDS: inserted 1 base in 1 codon), with the protein MEKPFNFKLLVPPRANLNQISAVKPQETGLFEENSVFSLSNQRYNKCSDMDRSLPFPSKMVLPTKTSRTEGMKKAAVMPMEKEETSLRSSQLYSRLLDEAEKIKMWKFKIDSEISQKDRKLQENRKTIETQRKAIQELQFANEGLSMKLEDQLNENEDLRNKSNATRNLCNILKDTFERSAEKINLFEAEREETHDMFIQNSENIQRMVAAFEGLRKQAEADQQEMLKLRECLTQFEDLKVKLESECHVKENEVAMLQEKLQEKESNLKDVSLKLKEAQQSCSVIEESERKHQKLLQCVTQDREALEEKLKVTEQLKWEIEENQRALTYKLEQSKDNHEKVLQEKDDELQKLNNIKEQQSNQLSEIQLTVNSLQSSLTSEIQRAQDLETKITLCVNELSDKNTELEVIRGQKENHSKQIQILRDELNEKTNSLWSTKEEIKTREGEMLQLIASLEEKXSEANHLKDEIESVITENKNMKEAQTKARLDNEKLQKEVALKEAKLQEMEAQLSGALESSCKSSKEVERLERDLKQQKAEYEGLILKFNDLQMLKDTIQQQVDSGALEKKVLQSHLMESNANAERKKTEIERLEKEKQQLQEQVDNLSAKIAGQDDESKNVQQQLKESGKTAKRELLTKEKQIKALESKELELSHLQVENYDLRQQLEKLKGEKVALRTPLLSLEKDTLQQGPEIKPKKGRNKISKTQRADTAKKPVYTLLNEDENKPSRNTCNTPAETVNEVLHTPLWSKTTKTTPQIKSFRIRTPPTSEITGSWKENILKLDPKSDNSDSNDILSFSPKPIKSKRPMQPKDLDTGSLDMFKKVQSSFPCKSPGTVLKLAAIKRMRDAGWTTVSNSDKKKKKETDKIFA; encoded by the exons ATGGAGAAACCATTCAACTTCAAACTGCTGGTGCCCCCAAGAGCTAATTTGAATCAAATTTCGGCAGTGAAGCCTCAGGAAACAGGCTTGTTTGAAGAAAACTCCGTTTTTTCTCTTTCAAACCAG CGTTATAACAAGTGTTCAGATATGGATAGAAGCCTGCCGTTCCCATCAAAAATGGTGCTTCCTACGAAGACATCAAGAACTG AAGGTATGAAGAAGGCTGCAGTCATGCCAATGGAAAAGGAGGAG ACATCATTAAGATCCAGCCAGCTGTACTCCAGATTGCTTGATGAAGCTGAGAAAATCAAAATGTGGAAGTTCAAAATAGATTCTGAGATTTCACAAAAGGACAGAAAGCTTCAGGAGAACAGAAAAACCATTGAGACACAACGCAAAGCTATTCAAGAGCTTCAG TTTGCAAATGAAGGTCTGAGCATGAAATTAGAGGATCAGCTGAATGAGAATGAAGACCTTAGAAATAA AAGCAATGCAACCAGAAATTTGTGCAACATACTAAAGGACACATTTGAGAGATCTGCTGAGAAAATTAATCTGT TTGAGGCTGAACGGGAAGAAACTCATGATATGTTCATTCAGAACAGTGAGAATATTCAG AGGATGGTGGCAGCATTTGAAGGTCTTCGGAAACAGGCAGAGGCTGATCAGCAGGAAATGTTGAAAT TAAGAGAATGTCTTACACAGTTTGAGGATCTTAAAGTGAAGTTGGAGAGTGAATGCCATGTGAAGGAGAATGAG GTTGCTATGCTTCAAGAAAAACTCCAAGAAAAAGAAAGCAATCTCAAAGATGTTTCACTAAAACTCAAAGAGGCACAGCAAAGCTGCAGTGTAATAGAGGAGTCGGAAA ggAAACATCAGAAATTACTTCAATGTGTTACACAGGACCGGGAGGCACTTGAGGAGAAACTCAAGGTGACAGAGCAACTCAAATGGGAGATTGAG GAAAACCAGAGAGCCCTTACTTACAAACTGGAGCAAAGCAAAGATAACCATGAGAAAGTTCTCCAAGAGAAAGATGATGAACTACAAAAACTAAACAACATCAAAGAGCAACAGTCAAACCAACTTTCAGAGATTCAGCTGACAGTTAATTCTTTGCAGTCCTCACTGACATCTGAGATACAAAG GGCACAAGACCTTGAGACAAAGATAACCTTATGTGTGAATGAACTTAGTGACAAAAACACAGAGTTAG AAGTTATCAGGGGGCAGAAGGAGAACCATAGCAAGCAAATACAGATACTCAGAGATGAGCTG AATGAAAAGACAAACTCACTTTGGTCTACAAAGGAAGAGATAAAGACAAGGGAGGGTGAGATGCTCCAGCTTATTGCTTCACTTGAGGAGA AAAGTGAAGCAAATCATTTGAAG GATGAAATAGAAAGTGtcatcacagaaaataaaaacatgaaggaAGCCCAGACAAAAGCTAGACTTGACAATGAAAAGCTGCAGAAGGAAGTTGCATTAAAGGAG GCTAAATTACAAGAGATGGAGGCACAACTGTCTGGAGCTTTGGAGAGCAGCTGTAAATCATCAAAAGAAGTAGAAAGATTGGAGAGGGACCTAAAGCAGCAGAA GGCAGAATATGAGGGGTTGATATTGAAGTTTAATGACCTGCAGATGCTGAAGGATACCATTCAGCAACAGGTTGATAGTGGTGCTTTAGAGAAGAAAGTCCTTCAGTCTCATCTCATG gaaagcaatgcaaatgcagaaagaaagAAGACAGAAATAGAGAGACTTGAGAAAGAGAAACAACAACTTCA GGAGCAAGTGGATAATTTATCTGCAAAAATTGCTGGGCAGGATGATGAGAGTAAGAATGTTCAACAGCAACTGAAAGAGAGT GGCAAAACAGCAAAGCGGGAACTTCTGACAAAAGAGAAACAAATCAAAGCACTGGAGTCAAAG GAACTGGAGCTGTCCCACCTGCAAGTGGAAAATTATGATCTTAGACAACAACTTGAAAAGCTCAAAGGAGAGAAGGTGGCCTTAAGAACACCACTTTTATCTCTTGAAAAAGACACACTTCAACAG ggACCTGAAATCAAACCTAAGAAGGGAAGAAACAAGATCTCTAAAACTCAAAGAGCTGACACCGCTAAGAAGCCTGTGTATACACTTTTAAATGAGGATGAAAATAAACCATCAAGAAATACATGTAACACTCCTGCt GAAACAGTGAATGAAGTCCTTCATACTCCCTTATGGAGCAAAACGACTAAAACAACACCTCAAATAAAG TCATTCAGAATTCGCACACCACCAACATCTGAGATTACGGGGTCTTGGAAGGAAAACATTCTGAAGCTGGATCCAAAATCAGACAACTCAGACAGCAATGACATACTG AGTTTCTCTCCAAAACCTATTAAATCAAAGAGACCTATGCAACCAAAAGACCTAGACACAGGGAGTCTGGACATGTTCAAGAAG GTACAGAGTTCTTTTCCATGTAAGTCTCCAGGAACAGTGTTGAAATTGGCTGCAATCAAGAGAATGCGAGATGCTGGATGGACCACTGTTAGCAATTcagataagaagaaaaaaaaagaaactgacaAAATCTTTGCTTAA